A region of the Flavobacteriaceae bacterium MAR_2010_188 genome:
TAGACGACTATAAAGATGATGGTGACGGTTGGTAACAGCTGAATTTAGATAAAGATTTTAAACTGAAATATTCACCCTATATAAATATCTCTTTTTTATCTTTGAAAGGACATTGAAATCTACCAAACTTGAAGAAGACAATTATATTAGACCATCAACAGATAGAGGCAAAAATTAGAAGGATTGCCTATCAGATTTATGAAAGTAACGTTGATGAAAAACAAATCATTCTAGCCGGTATAGCAACTAACGGATATGTATTAGCCGAAAAGCTTAAGACTATTTTGGATCAGATAAGTAAAATAAAATCGGTATTATGCAAGGTAGAAATCGACAAGAAGAATCCCTTAAATCCTATTAGAACTTCTATTGCTGAAGCCGATTACACCAATGAATCGATTGTAATGATAGATGACGTATTAAATAGCGGCAGCACGCTCATCTATGCGGTTAAGCACTTTCTTAATGTGCCGATAAAACGATTTAAAACTGCCGTTTTGGTCAACCGTAATCATAAAAAATTTCCGGTTAAGGCTGATTTTAAAGGTATTTCACTTTCGACTTCCTTAAATGAGCATGTCGTTATAGAGCTATCGGACAACAATTATCGAGCTTACCTAAAATAGCAACAGAGAAATCTCAGAAATTAAATCGTCGACAGATTTCTGGTCGATGTCTACCTTATAATCCGCTTGAAAGTAATACTGTGATCTTTCAAAAAGATGCTTCCCAATAAATTCCATTAACGCTTCTTTCTCGTTTATCTCTGCAATCAGCGGACGCTTATGGCGCTCTCTAAACAATCTTTCGGATAGATACGGAATTGTTCCTGAGAGATAGATAGAGGTTACAGAATTTGAAGATTTTATAATATCGAGGTTATTTCCGTAGCAGGGAGTGCCTCCGCCTAAGGCTAAAACAATGTTTTCGGTTGAGTCTAGAACTTCCTTCAAAACTGTAGTTTCAAGTTTTCTAAAGTAAATAGCCCCAGAATCTGAAAATATCTGTTTTATGGTTTTACCCTCTTTATTTTCTATAAAATGGTCTAGGTCTATGAACTTAT
Encoded here:
- a CDS encoding pyrimidine operon attenuation protein / uracil phosphoribosyltransferase: MKKTIILDHQQIEAKIRRIAYQIYESNVDEKQIILAGIATNGYVLAEKLKTILDQISKIKSVLCKVEIDKKNPLNPIRTSIAEADYTNESIVMIDDVLNSGSTLIYAVKHFLNVPIKRFKTAVLVNRNHKKFPVKADFKGISLSTSLNEHVVIELSDNNYRAYLK
- a CDS encoding shikimate kinase, producing the protein MKVVLMGYMGSGKSTVGSNLAEKLSYKFIDLDHFIENKEGKTIKQIFSDSGAIYFRKLETTVLKEVLDSTENIVLALGGGTPCYGNNLDIIKSSNSVTSIYLSGTIPYLSERLFRERHKRPLIAEINEKEALMEFIGKHLFERSQYYFQADYKVDIDQKSVDDLISEISLLLF